A part of Elusimicrobiota bacterium genomic DNA contains:
- a CDS encoding Na+/H+ antiporter subunit E produces MKSRILSFILAFAWWLALTWSLNWQFVLVGLLVSLFIAWAVGDLFIRNPWKLKQPRRYIWAVYYLLIFFWEMIKGNIDGAYRILHPNLPINPGIVKIRTKLKSDAALTYLANTITLTPGTFTIDVDSENGFLYVHWMNVVTQDIEEATKIIIGKYEPILEKIFE; encoded by the coding sequence ATGAAAAGCAGAATACTTTCATTCATTCTTGCATTTGCGTGGTGGCTGGCGCTAACCTGGTCGCTTAATTGGCAATTTGTTCTTGTAGGTTTGTTGGTTAGTTTATTCATTGCCTGGGCTGTGGGCGATTTGTTTATTCGCAATCCCTGGAAATTGAAACAACCCAGAAGGTATATTTGGGCAGTTTACTACCTTTTAATTTTTTTCTGGGAGATGATAAAAGGCAATATCGACGGCGCATACAGGATTCTTCATCCGAATTTACCGATAAATCCCGGGATAGTAAAAATTAGAACCAAACTCAAAAGCGATGCGGCGCTTACATACCTGGCAAACACAATAACACTAACACCAGGAACGTTCACAATTGATGTGGACAGCGAAAATGGATTTCTTTATGTGCATTGGATGAACGTGGTTACTCAGGATATAGAAGAAGCTACTAAAATTATAATAGGAAAGTACGAACCAATATTAGAAAAAATATTCGAATAG